DNA from Pseudomonas putida:
TGCACCGAGCCGCTTTTACTTGAAGCTTGCAGCTTGTGACTCGAAGCTGCCTTTGGATACCTGATGACGCTGCCCGCCGACATCCCCGCCGACCTGCTGCCACCCCGCGTCCGCCCGGTGGACCGGCTCGGCTTCACCCTGTTCCTGGCTGCCTTGGTGCACCTGGCGCTGATCCTCGGCGTGGGTTTCTCCATCAGCAAGCCCAGTGAAATCCGCCACACCATGGACATCACCCTGGCTACCTTCAAGAGCGAGAAACCGCCCGAGAAGGCTGATTTCCAGGCCCAGGACAACCAGCAAGGCAGTGGCACCCTGGAAAAGAAAGCCGTGCCCAAGACCACCGAGGTCGCACCGTTCCAGGACAGCAAGATCAACAAGATCACTCCACCCCCGGCCGCCCGCCAGGAAACCCCGCCCGCCCCGCAGAAGTCCGCGGTGGCCACCAAGGCGCCGAAGGTGCAGAAGGTCGAGCCCAAACCCAAGGAAAGCAAAGCGCAGCCCAAGCCCCAGGCTGTGACGCCGGACTTCGACAGCTCGCAGCTCTCCAGCCAGATCGCCAGCCTCGAGGCGGAGCTGTCCAACGAACAGCAGCTGTATGCCAAGCGCCCACGCATCCATCGCCTGAACGCGGCCTCGACCATGCGCGACAAAGGCGCCTGGTACAAGGAAGAGTGGCGCAAGAAAGTCGAGCGAGTGGGCAACCTCAACTACCCGGAAGAAGCACGTCGCCAGCAGATCTACGGCAACTTGCGCATGATGGTCTCGATCAATCGCGACGGCTCGCTGTATGAAGTGCTGGTGCTCGAATCCTCAGGCCAGCCGGTGCTCGACCAGGCAGCCCAGCGCATCGTCCGCCTGGCCGCGCCGTTCGCGCCGTTCACGGGCGACCTGGCCGAGTTCGACCGCCTCGAAATCATCCGCACCTGGCGCTTTGCTCGGGGCGACCGCCTGTCCAGCAACTGATCGGCAGCCAGGGCAGCGGACTGCGCCGAGCGCATTGGCCGTTGCCACGCAAAACCTTGTAGGAGCGTGTTTACCCGCGAATGCTTGAGATCGAGCAATGACGTTGCCTTGCCGGACGCAGTCGCGGGTTAACCCGCGCCTACAGGGGGTCGCGCAAGCCTCAATGAGCACCTTGTCAGTCTCGCCACCTGACGCCACACTATCACTCATGAAAACCCTCAGCCCGAGCTACCTCAAGCATCAGTTCCTGATTGCCATGCCACACATGGTCGATCCGAACTTTGCCCAGACCCTCACCTACATCGTCGAGCACAACGCCAACGGCGCCATGGGCCTGGTGATCAACCGCCCGCAGGAGCTGAACCTGGCCGACATCCTGGAGCAGCTGCGCCCGGATGAGGAGCCGCCGGCCAGCACCCTGCAAGTCCCGATCTACCAGGGTGGCCCGGTGCAGACCGACCGCGGTTTCGTGCTGCATAGCAGCGACTGCAGCTATCAAGCCACGGTCGAGTTGCAGGGGCTGTCGCTCTCGACCTCCCAGGACGTGCTGTTCGCCATCGCCGAAGGCGTGGGGCCCAAGCAGAGCCTGATCACCTTGGGCTATGCCGGCTGGGAAGCCGGACAACTGGAGGCCGAGCTTGCCGACAACGCCTGGCTCAACTGCCCCTTCGACCCCGAGATCATCTTTGGCCTGGCCAGCGACCAGCGCCTGGAAGCAGCGGCCGCCAGCCTCGGGATCAAGCTCAGCCTGCTGACCAGCCAGGCGGGCCACGCCTGATGGCCGAGGTGCGCCTGCTGCTGGGCTTCGACTATGGCAGCAAACAGATCGGCGTGGCCGTCGGCCAGGTGGTCACCGGCCAGGCCCGCGAGCTGTGCACGCTCAAGGCCCAGAACGGCGTGCCGGACTGGGCCCAAGTGGAAAAACTCATCACCGAATGGAAGCCCGACGCCATCGTCGTCGGCCTGCCGCTGAACATGGACGGCACGCCCAGCGAGATGAGCGCCCGCGCCGAGAAGTTCGCCCGTCGCCTGCATGGCCGCTACAACCTGCCCGTGCACACCCATGACGAACGCCTGACCACCTTCGAAGCCAAGGGCGAGCAGATGGCCCGAGGCACGCGCCATGGCAGCTACCGCGACAACCCGGTCGATGCCATTGCCGCCGCCCTGCTGCTGCAAGGCTGGCTGGAGGCCAACACTTAAATCCGCTTTGCCGCCGGCCCAGCCCGGCGCCCCCTTCCGAGGAGCACGCAATGAGCCTACCCAATCCCGCCGACCTGATCCGGCAGATGGCCGTCGACCTTCGCGCCCACCTGGCCCGTCGCACTATCACCGAGCCACGTTTCATCGGCATCC
Protein-coding regions in this window:
- a CDS encoding YqgE/AlgH family protein encodes the protein MKTLSPSYLKHQFLIAMPHMVDPNFAQTLTYIVEHNANGAMGLVINRPQELNLADILEQLRPDEEPPASTLQVPIYQGGPVQTDRGFVLHSSDCSYQATVELQGLSLSTSQDVLFAIAEGVGPKQSLITLGYAGWEAGQLEAELADNAWLNCPFDPEIIFGLASDQRLEAAAASLGIKLSLLTSQAGHA
- a CDS encoding energy transducer TonB: MTLPADIPADLLPPRVRPVDRLGFTLFLAALVHLALILGVGFSISKPSEIRHTMDITLATFKSEKPPEKADFQAQDNQQGSGTLEKKAVPKTTEVAPFQDSKINKITPPPAARQETPPAPQKSAVATKAPKVQKVEPKPKESKAQPKPQAVTPDFDSSQLSSQIASLEAELSNEQQLYAKRPRIHRLNAASTMRDKGAWYKEEWRKKVERVGNLNYPEEARRQQIYGNLRMMVSINRDGSLYEVLVLESSGQPVLDQAAQRIVRLAAPFAPFTGDLAEFDRLEIIRTWRFARGDRLSSN
- the ruvX gene encoding Holliday junction resolvase RuvX, translated to MAEVRLLLGFDYGSKQIGVAVGQVVTGQARELCTLKAQNGVPDWAQVEKLITEWKPDAIVVGLPLNMDGTPSEMSARAEKFARRLHGRYNLPVHTHDERLTTFEAKGEQMARGTRHGSYRDNPVDAIAAALLLQGWLEANT